In a single window of the Streptomyces brevispora genome:
- a CDS encoding 3-keto-5-aminohexanoate cleavage protein, with product MPVNQDVIITCALTGAGDTVRKSPHVPVTPEQIARSAVEAAGAGAAVVHIHVREPETGAPSRDPRLYREVVERIKETGTDVVINLTAGMGGDLVVDPDAPLRQLPGTDLVGGLERLPHVEELLPDICTLDCGSLNFGDGSNLYVSTPDMLRAGARRIQELGVRPELEIFDTGQLWFAKQLLAEGLLDTPTVFQLCMGVPWGAPADPGVLQSMVNMLPEGAQWASFALGRMQMPWVAQSILLGGHVRVGLEDNLYLGKGVKATNAQLVERAVRITEALGSRVATPDEARQRLGLKPRG from the coding sequence ATGCCCGTGAACCAGGACGTCATCATCACGTGTGCCCTCACCGGGGCCGGTGACACGGTCCGCAAGAGCCCCCACGTGCCCGTCACCCCCGAGCAGATCGCCCGCTCCGCCGTCGAGGCGGCCGGGGCCGGGGCCGCTGTCGTGCACATCCATGTCCGTGAGCCGGAGACCGGCGCCCCGTCCCGCGACCCCCGCCTCTACCGGGAGGTCGTCGAGCGGATCAAGGAGACCGGGACCGATGTCGTCATCAATCTGACCGCCGGAATGGGCGGCGACCTGGTGGTCGACCCCGACGCCCCGCTGCGGCAGCTGCCGGGTACCGACCTGGTCGGTGGGCTCGAACGCCTCCCGCACGTCGAGGAGCTGCTGCCGGACATCTGCACGCTCGACTGCGGCTCCCTGAACTTCGGCGACGGCAGCAATCTGTACGTCTCCACCCCCGACATGCTCCGGGCCGGCGCCCGCCGCATCCAGGAGCTGGGCGTACGGCCCGAGCTGGAGATCTTCGACACCGGACAGCTGTGGTTCGCCAAGCAACTCCTTGCCGAGGGGCTGCTCGACACTCCGACCGTCTTCCAGCTCTGCATGGGCGTCCCCTGGGGCGCGCCCGCCGACCCCGGTGTGCTCCAGTCGATGGTGAACATGCTGCCCGAGGGCGCCCAGTGGGCGAGCTTCGCCCTGGGCCGGATGCAGATGCCGTGGGTGGCGCAGTCGATCCTCCTCGGTGGCCATGTCCGGGTCGGCCTGGAGGACAACCTGTATCTCGGCAAGGGTGTCAAGGCCACCAACGCCCAGTTGGTGGAGCGCGCCGTGCGGATCACCGAGGCGCTGGGTTCCCGGGTCGCCACCCCGGACGAGGCCCGGCAGCGGCTCGGGCTCAAGCCCCGCGGCTGA
- a CDS encoding TetR/AcrR family transcriptional regulator: protein MQHDEVAERVRQVIRDAGVSQREFARRMVIDPSKLSRSLGGTRRFTTAELARVADIADVDAGWLLGAHAGHGAAPSQQAEAPPSVARRPRRARNAGAAGQPAADSGRPLQIVRQTVRLIAEHGFHSVRVADIAEACGTSTAAIHYHFPGRDELLEAAARWCMDEDTARRAARTADTDHAGDELRLLIELQTPYTAQQRRQWSVWLDLWAEAARSTAVGELHVEYYRQWRATVAEVVRRGIAQQVFRPVDPEAAALSLTALIDGLASQVLATTPGEPGTSAGDMHGALLRYVDATLTAG, encoded by the coding sequence ATGCAGCACGATGAGGTGGCCGAGCGGGTCCGGCAGGTGATCCGGGATGCCGGAGTGAGCCAGCGCGAGTTCGCGCGGCGGATGGTCATCGATCCGTCGAAGCTCTCGCGCTCGCTCGGCGGCACCCGCCGCTTCACCACGGCCGAGCTGGCCCGGGTCGCCGACATCGCGGACGTCGACGCCGGCTGGCTGCTCGGGGCCCACGCGGGGCACGGCGCGGCGCCCTCGCAGCAGGCCGAAGCCCCGCCGTCCGTCGCACGGCGACCGCGGCGCGCCCGCAACGCCGGAGCGGCCGGGCAGCCCGCGGCGGACAGCGGCAGACCGCTCCAGATCGTCCGGCAGACCGTCCGGCTGATCGCGGAGCACGGGTTCCATTCCGTGCGGGTCGCGGACATCGCCGAGGCCTGCGGGACCAGTACCGCCGCCATCCACTACCACTTCCCCGGGCGGGACGAGCTGCTGGAGGCGGCGGCCCGCTGGTGCATGGACGAGGACACCGCCAGGCGCGCGGCCAGGACCGCCGATACGGACCACGCCGGTGACGAACTCCGGCTGCTGATCGAGCTCCAGACCCCGTACACCGCACAACAGCGGCGCCAGTGGAGCGTCTGGCTCGATCTCTGGGCCGAGGCGGCGCGCTCCACCGCGGTCGGTGAACTCCATGTGGAGTACTACCGGCAGTGGCGGGCCACGGTCGCCGAGGTGGTACGGCGCGGCATCGCCCAGCAGGTCTTCCGGCCGGTCGATCCGGAGGCGGCCGCACTGAGTCTCACCGCCCTCATCGACGGGCTGGCCTCCCAGGTGCTCGCCACGACGCCGGGGGAACCGGGCACCAGTGCCGGGGACATGCACGGTGCACTGCTCCGCTATGTGGACGCGACCCTGACCGCCGGCTGA
- a CDS encoding SigB/SigF/SigG family RNA polymerase sigma factor — translation MTGVARSTTAADAAGATEELPWIEDAGKIAPKDARALSKLFFDRLQVLEEGTAAHQYARNTLIEMNLSLVRFAAGRFRNRGSGDMEDIIQVGTIGLIKAIDRFDLSREVEFTSFAVPYIVGEIKRFFRDTTWAVHVPRRLQELRVDIAKAKESLATDLDRDPTVQELAVHLGITENEVTEGIVASNGYTAGSLEMPTDAADTDRHGTSGRTFADALGEADPAMETVENLQTLAPLLGDLDAREHRIIEMRFGQELTQSQIGTELGISQMHVSRLISRILGKLRNGMLVDE, via the coding sequence ATGACGGGTGTGGCCCGCAGTACCACCGCCGCGGACGCCGCAGGGGCGACGGAAGAACTTCCGTGGATCGAGGACGCCGGCAAGATCGCGCCCAAGGACGCACGGGCGCTGTCGAAGCTGTTCTTCGACCGGCTTCAGGTACTGGAGGAGGGCACCGCCGCCCACCAGTACGCGCGCAACACGCTCATCGAGATGAACCTTTCGCTGGTCCGGTTCGCTGCGGGCCGGTTCCGCAACCGCGGCAGCGGCGACATGGAGGACATCATCCAGGTCGGCACGATCGGACTGATCAAGGCGATCGACCGGTTCGACCTGTCCCGCGAGGTCGAGTTCACCTCCTTCGCGGTTCCGTACATCGTCGGAGAGATCAAGCGGTTCTTCCGCGACACCACCTGGGCGGTCCATGTGCCGCGTCGGCTCCAGGAGCTGCGGGTCGACATCGCCAAGGCGAAGGAGTCCCTGGCCACGGATCTCGACCGCGACCCCACGGTCCAGGAGCTGGCCGTCCACCTCGGAATCACCGAGAACGAGGTGACCGAGGGGATCGTCGCGTCCAACGGGTACACCGCAGGGTCCCTGGAAATGCCAACCGACGCGGCGGACACGGACCGGCACGGCACATCGGGACGCACCTTCGCCGACGCGCTCGGCGAGGCGGACCCCGCCATGGAGACCGTGGAGAATCTGCAGACGCTGGCGCCGCTGCTCGGCGATCTGGACGCGCGCGAGCACCGCATCATCGAGATGCGTTTCGGCCAGGAGCTGACGCAGTCGCAGATCGGCACCGAGCTCGGCATCTCACAGATGCACGTCTCGCGACTGATCAGCCGGATCCTCGGAAAGCTCCGGAACGGGATGCTCGTCGACGAATGA
- a CDS encoding GNAT family N-acetyltransferase translates to MSAPQPRAGGAHPLDDPVGASLTGPHAHFAERRGRILRYPADVTPWVAVPDRPEAADWADAAALAGPGGAVTITAFREPPPDDWETTFHAEGVQLVDTGVAAAPDPEAVRLGPADVPEMLDLVARTRPGPFLPRTVELGTYLGIRREGALVAMAGERLHPPGWSEISGVCTDESVRGQGLATRLLLAVSHEIRERGETPFLHAAAANTHAVGLYESLGFALRRRTSFLSALVPDGKRPRTTAETAGAAARS, encoded by the coding sequence ATGAGCGCGCCGCAGCCCCGTGCCGGTGGCGCGCACCCGCTGGACGACCCGGTCGGCGCCTCACTGACCGGTCCGCACGCCCATTTCGCCGAGCGGCGTGGCCGAATCCTGCGGTACCCGGCCGACGTCACCCCCTGGGTAGCGGTTCCGGACCGGCCGGAGGCCGCGGACTGGGCCGATGCGGCGGCGCTCGCCGGACCCGGGGGAGCGGTCACCATCACCGCTTTCCGTGAGCCGCCCCCGGACGACTGGGAGACAACGTTCCACGCCGAGGGCGTGCAGCTCGTCGACACGGGCGTCGCGGCGGCCCCGGACCCGGAGGCCGTACGGCTCGGACCCGCCGACGTGCCCGAGATGCTCGACCTGGTGGCACGCACCCGTCCGGGACCGTTCCTGCCCCGGACGGTCGAGCTCGGCACCTACCTCGGTATCCGGCGCGAGGGGGCGCTGGTGGCGATGGCCGGGGAGCGACTGCACCCGCCCGGCTGGAGCGAGATCAGCGGCGTCTGCACCGACGAGTCCGTACGGGGGCAAGGGCTCGCCACCCGGCTGCTGCTCGCCGTCTCCCACGAGATCAGGGAACGCGGCGAAACGCCGTTCCTGCATGCGGCGGCCGCCAATACCCACGCCGTGGGGCTCTACGAATCCCTCGGATTCGCGCTCCGCCGACGGACATCGTTCCTGTCGGCGCTCGTACCGGACGGCAAACGGCCACGGACGACGGCGGAGACAGCCGGAGCAGCAGCGCGGAGCTGA
- a CDS encoding PP2C family protein-serine/threonine phosphatase, whose product MTIGVERLSTARGAESPVPDAGERAAIAARIGTPTLIGALALLSLIVVSLDVLTGEDLRLIPLLVVVPALVSVFCTVRQTVAAAAWIMPIVVVSRLVSGGAFWDIASGVCFTVLACALGVGACSLRIRHASEIARLRSAAVALQRQILRPLPVLTDQVLVEGIYAPIEEDRLVGGDIYEVVQSPYGTRVIIGDVQGKGLAAIGAGFAALGAFREAAIREPALTGVVDAVEDAVARHNAFSAQTGEIERFVTALVLGLDGDGRVQAVNCGHLPPRLLHDGVAAPVPLLRTSVPLGMAELSNEARVPEWLDFPSGATLLMFTDGVTEARDASGAFYPLDARLSSWTRLGARELLDTLHTDLEDFSGGVRRDDIAALTLRRSSSGSRSHPLTVGADARRAAEAFSGR is encoded by the coding sequence GTGACCATCGGGGTAGAGCGTCTGTCGACGGCGCGCGGCGCGGAGTCGCCGGTGCCCGACGCGGGGGAGCGGGCTGCCATAGCGGCCCGGATCGGTACCCCCACTCTGATCGGCGCGCTGGCCCTGCTGTCCCTGATCGTGGTGAGCCTCGATGTCCTCACCGGTGAGGACCTGCGGCTCATCCCGCTGCTGGTCGTGGTGCCCGCACTCGTCTCGGTCTTCTGCACGGTCCGGCAGACCGTCGCCGCAGCGGCCTGGATCATGCCCATCGTCGTCGTCTCCCGGCTGGTGTCCGGAGGCGCCTTCTGGGACATCGCGAGCGGCGTCTGCTTCACCGTACTCGCCTGTGCCCTGGGCGTCGGCGCCTGTTCGCTGAGGATCCGGCACGCCTCCGAGATAGCCAGGCTGCGGTCCGCGGCAGTCGCCCTCCAGCGGCAGATCCTGCGCCCGCTGCCCGTACTGACCGACCAGGTCCTCGTGGAGGGTATCTACGCGCCGATCGAGGAGGACCGCCTGGTCGGCGGCGACATCTACGAGGTCGTGCAGTCCCCGTACGGCACCCGCGTCATCATCGGCGATGTACAGGGCAAGGGCCTCGCCGCCATCGGGGCCGGCTTCGCCGCGCTCGGAGCCTTCCGGGAGGCCGCCATCCGTGAGCCCGCCCTGACCGGTGTGGTGGACGCGGTCGAGGACGCGGTCGCCCGGCACAACGCCTTCTCCGCCCAGACCGGCGAGATCGAGCGCTTCGTCACCGCGTTGGTGCTCGGCCTCGATGGTGACGGCCGGGTGCAGGCCGTCAACTGCGGCCATCTGCCGCCCCGACTGCTGCACGACGGTGTGGCAGCCCCCGTTCCGCTGCTCCGTACGTCGGTGCCGCTCGGCATGGCGGAGCTCAGCAACGAGGCGAGGGTCCCGGAATGGCTGGACTTCCCGTCCGGCGCGACGCTCCTGATGTTCACCGACGGGGTGACCGAGGCGCGTGACGCCTCTGGAGCCTTCTATCCGCTGGACGCACGCCTGAGCAGCTGGACGCGGCTGGGCGCCCGCGAGCTCCTGGACACCCTCCACACGGACCTGGAGGACTTCTCCGGCGGTGTGCGGCGCGACGACATCGCGGCGCTCACGTTGCGCCGTTCGTCGTCCGGCAGCCGCAGCCACCCCTTGACGGTCGGCGCCGACGCGCGGCGCGCCGCGGAGGCGTTCAGCGGGCGGTAG
- a CDS encoding DUF6191 domain-containing protein — protein MEFAAMMTLPGLVIGLTVVALLDQLMLRAGRAGLLPWRNSARQGQVSATGFEQLHATFSPGKQSELKERQSALLLRDDEEDGAPPHRSTVDLDGGLAVIRLPGHGG, from the coding sequence ATGGAATTCGCTGCGATGATGACGCTGCCCGGACTGGTGATCGGTCTGACCGTCGTCGCCCTCCTCGATCAGCTGATGCTCCGCGCGGGCCGGGCCGGTCTGCTGCCGTGGCGCAACAGTGCTCGCCAGGGCCAGGTGTCGGCGACCGGTTTCGAGCAGTTGCACGCGACCTTCTCACCCGGCAAGCAGAGCGAGCTCAAGGAGCGACAGAGCGCCCTGCTGCTGCGCGACGACGAGGAGGACGGCGCCCCGCCCCACCGCTCCACCGTGGACCTCGACGGCGGCCTCGCCGTCATCCGCCTGCCCGGCCACGGCGGCTAG
- a CDS encoding phosphatase PAP2 family protein — protein sequence MPLASAATSIDGGLYTWVTELAQRSPAVLDSAVRVWSAYGLALFAVLMLASWWRSRSADPARTAMALCAPLVVVATYLVNDLVKSAVHEQRPCRTLHVVTVEACPALGDWSFPSNHAAIAAAAAMAIWLTDRRLGAIAVPAALLMAASRVWIGAHYPHDVLVGLLVGALVAWPLTVAAGRCAPAVIRLRDSRLRPLVAVR from the coding sequence ATGCCGCTCGCCTCCGCGGCCACCTCGATCGACGGTGGGCTGTACACCTGGGTCACCGAGTTGGCCCAGCGCTCCCCCGCCGTCCTGGACTCCGCCGTCCGGGTGTGGTCGGCCTACGGGCTCGCCCTGTTCGCGGTACTCATGCTCGCGTCCTGGTGGCGCTCCCGTTCCGCGGATCCCGCGCGTACGGCCATGGCGCTCTGCGCCCCGCTCGTCGTGGTCGCCACGTATCTCGTCAACGACCTGGTGAAGTCCGCCGTTCACGAACAACGGCCCTGCCGGACACTGCATGTCGTGACGGTGGAGGCGTGCCCGGCGCTCGGCGACTGGTCCTTCCCCAGCAATCACGCCGCCATCGCGGCGGCCGCGGCCATGGCGATCTGGCTGACCGACCGGCGGCTCGGAGCGATCGCGGTGCCGGCTGCGCTGCTGATGGCGGCGTCCCGGGTATGGATCGGGGCACACTACCCGCACGATGTGCTCGTCGGACTGCTGGTCGGGGCGCTCGTCGCATGGCCGCTGACCGTTGCGGCGGGCCGCTGCGCCCCGGCGGTGATCCGGCTGCGTGACAGCCGGCTGCGTCCACTGGTGGCGGTGCGGTGA
- a CDS encoding DedA family protein — protein MPQAVNLLDAGSLLATFGALGIAVVLFAETGLLVGFFLPGDSLLFTAGLLSVSGTHGPVQLSLPQVLVAAVAGALLGAQTGYWLGRRGGRALLARSRSKRLHEGADRAAEMLARYGYARAIVLARFVPVVRTVLNPLAGALDVPARVFTLWQAVGGVVWTAGLVLAGYALGSSVPNVDRYLLPIVAVVVVVSLIPLAAELLRSRNRGTAEGDNN, from the coding sequence ATGCCACAAGCGGTGAACCTGTTGGACGCCGGTTCGCTGCTCGCAACGTTCGGCGCGCTCGGCATCGCCGTCGTGCTCTTCGCCGAAACGGGGCTGCTCGTCGGCTTCTTCCTCCCCGGTGATTCGCTGCTGTTCACGGCGGGCCTTCTCAGCGTGTCCGGCACCCATGGTCCGGTCCAGCTGTCGCTGCCACAGGTGCTGGTCGCCGCTGTGGCCGGAGCTCTGCTCGGTGCGCAGACGGGTTACTGGCTCGGCCGCCGGGGCGGCCGGGCGCTGCTCGCCCGCAGCCGCTCCAAGCGACTGCACGAGGGGGCGGACCGCGCGGCGGAGATGCTCGCCAGATACGGCTACGCCCGCGCGATCGTGCTGGCCCGCTTCGTCCCCGTCGTGCGCACGGTGCTCAACCCGCTGGCCGGGGCGCTCGACGTGCCGGCCAGGGTGTTCACGCTGTGGCAGGCCGTCGGCGGTGTGGTCTGGACGGCCGGGCTGGTCCTCGCCGGATACGCACTGGGGTCCTCGGTGCCGAACGTCGACCGCTATCTGCTGCCGATCGTCGCTGTCGTGGTCGTGGTCTCCCTCATTCCGCTCGCCGCCGAACTGCTCCGTTCCCGCAACCGGGGCACTGCTGAAGGAGACAACAACTGA
- a CDS encoding BlaI/MecI/CopY family transcriptional regulator gives MERRPAGELESTILAALWAAGTPLTAGQVQGAIGAELARTTVTTILSRLHEKGTVARTRSGRGFAYTPTEDAAGLTARRMHTELRKDEDRSTVLARFVSQLSDEDERLLRDLLDGDAR, from the coding sequence GTGGAGCGGCGCCCCGCCGGTGAGCTGGAGTCCACGATCCTGGCAGCCCTCTGGGCGGCCGGCACCCCCCTCACCGCCGGTCAGGTGCAGGGCGCGATCGGGGCGGAACTCGCCCGTACGACGGTCACCACCATCCTGTCGCGCCTCCACGAGAAGGGCACGGTCGCCCGTACCAGGTCGGGACGCGGATTCGCGTACACCCCCACCGAGGACGCGGCCGGACTGACCGCCCGCCGGATGCACACCGAGCTGCGCAAGGACGAGGACCGCAGCACGGTACTGGCGCGGTTCGTGTCACAGCTCAGCGACGAGGACGAGCGGCTGCTCCGCGATCTGCTCGACGGGGACGCCCGATGA
- a CDS encoding M56 family metallopeptidase — MIYAVWIPLLVPFLVVPAARRLADALSPVQAVRVLAGTVVGLALCTVLALALLVVPGAGRLSAVAAAGEFVHPLTAAAPAVAVPLSVAALALLLGCAAAVTGAARRHWAQLHRATRPEQGDGSELAVLRDTRPDAYALPGRPGSPGRIVVTTGMLHALEPVERDALLAHERAHLTGRHHLYLAAAELSARCHPALRALREPMGYALERCADEAAAHAVGDRRVAARAIGRAALAARTAGGASSPRPAPALAAAAGPVPRRVAALLGRTAERPRIGLVAAAALIACLVVSGAAALDATHDLHSSIEAAQGENP, encoded by the coding sequence ATGATCTACGCCGTCTGGATTCCGCTGCTGGTGCCGTTCCTCGTGGTTCCCGCGGCCCGCCGGCTCGCGGACGCGCTGTCGCCCGTACAGGCCGTGCGGGTGCTCGCCGGGACGGTCGTCGGCCTGGCCCTCTGCACGGTGCTCGCACTGGCACTGCTGGTGGTGCCCGGCGCAGGCCGGCTGTCCGCCGTCGCGGCCGCCGGCGAGTTCGTGCACCCCCTCACCGCCGCCGCACCGGCCGTCGCCGTGCCGCTCTCGGTCGCCGCACTCGCGCTGCTCCTCGGCTGCGCCGCGGCCGTGACCGGCGCGGCACGCAGGCACTGGGCCCAGTTGCACCGGGCCACCCGCCCCGAACAGGGCGACGGGAGCGAACTCGCCGTGCTGCGCGACACCCGCCCCGACGCCTACGCCCTGCCCGGAAGGCCCGGCAGCCCCGGCCGGATCGTCGTCACCACCGGCATGCTGCACGCCCTGGAACCCGTCGAGCGGGACGCGCTCCTGGCACACGAACGCGCCCATCTCACCGGCCGCCACCACCTGTACCTCGCCGCCGCCGAGCTGTCCGCACGCTGCCACCCGGCGCTGCGCGCCCTTCGCGAGCCCATGGGGTACGCACTGGAGCGCTGCGCGGACGAGGCCGCCGCGCATGCTGTCGGGGACCGTCGCGTCGCCGCCCGCGCGATCGGGCGCGCCGCGCTGGCAGCCCGGACGGCCGGAGGGGCCTCCTCGCCCCGCCCCGCGCCGGCGCTCGCGGCAGCGGCCGGGCCCGTCCCGCGCCGGGTCGCCGCCCTGCTGGGCAGGACCGCCGAGCGCCCGCGCATCGGCCTCGTCGCCGCCGCGGCCCTGATCGCCTGCCTGGTCGTCTCGGGAGCGGCCGCCCTCGACGCGACGCACGACCTGCACAGCAGCATCGAGGCCGCCCAGGGCGAGAACCCGTAG
- a CDS encoding NUDIX domain-containing protein: MSPNERRSAGLLLFRTTGDCGLEVLIGHMGGPFWAGRESAAWSIPKGEYGPEEEAAAAARREFEEEFGHPAPDGAWVALGESRQSGGKIVTVWAVEADLDPAAAVLGTFTMEWPRGSGVQREFPEIDRFAWCTPEVAAERLVKGQRVFVDRLRDLVTGRCGPSAHDGS, from the coding sequence ATGTCACCCAACGAGCGGCGCAGCGCCGGGCTCCTCCTGTTCCGCACCACCGGGGATTGCGGTCTCGAGGTCCTCATCGGACATATGGGCGGGCCGTTCTGGGCGGGCCGGGAAAGCGCCGCGTGGTCGATCCCGAAGGGTGAGTACGGTCCCGAGGAGGAAGCGGCGGCCGCCGCCCGGCGGGAGTTCGAGGAGGAGTTCGGCCACCCGGCCCCGGACGGTGCGTGGGTGGCGCTGGGCGAGTCCCGTCAGTCCGGCGGCAAGATCGTGACGGTGTGGGCGGTGGAGGCCGACCTCGATCCGGCGGCGGCCGTTTTGGGCACGTTCACGATGGAGTGGCCGCGAGGGTCCGGCGTGCAGCGGGAGTTCCCGGAGATCGACCGGTTCGCCTGGTGCACGCCGGAGGTTGCCGCCGAGCGCCTCGTCAAGGGTCAGCGGGTCTTCGTGGACCGGCTGCGCGACCTTGTGACGGGCCGGTGTGGGCCGTCCGCGCACGACGGGTCCTGA
- a CDS encoding PTS fructose transporter subunit IIA: MSADKQVGIVLVSHSGPVAEAVAALARGLAAGGATAPVAAAGGTPAGGLGTSAELIAEAARSVDGGVGVAVLVDLGSAVLTVKAMLAEGDELPDGAKLVDAPFVEGAVAAVVTASAGGDLAAVAAAASEAYDYRKV; the protein is encoded by the coding sequence ATGAGTGCGGACAAGCAGGTCGGGATCGTGCTGGTCTCGCACAGCGGACCGGTGGCCGAGGCGGTTGCCGCACTGGCCAGGGGGCTCGCGGCCGGTGGCGCGACAGCGCCGGTGGCCGCCGCCGGCGGTACGCCCGCGGGCGGGCTCGGGACGAGTGCGGAGCTCATCGCGGAGGCGGCCAGGTCGGTGGACGGCGGCGTGGGGGTCGCCGTGCTGGTCGACCTGGGCAGTGCGGTGCTCACCGTGAAGGCGATGCTGGCCGAGGGCGACGAACTCCCTGATGGGGCAAAGCTGGTGGACGCCCCGTTCGTGGAGGGTGCGGTGGCCGCCGTGGTCACCGCGTCGGCGGGCGGCGATCTCGCGGCCGTGGCGGCCGCCGCATCGGAGGCGTACGACTACCGCAAGGTGTAG
- the dhaL gene encoding dihydroxyacetone kinase subunit DhaL, producing the protein MLDADFFHRWMTRTAASVDREAAHLTELDSAIGDADHGSNLQRGFTAVSAALDKEPPQTPGAVLMLAGRQLISTVGGASGPLYGTLLRRTGKELGDAPTVTVEELARALGAGVAAVAQLGGAQAGDKTMLDALLPAAEALGTSFEAARDAARAGALATVPMQARKGRASYLGERSIGHQDPGATSAALLIAALAATDGATGGDA; encoded by the coding sequence GTGCTCGACGCCGACTTCTTCCACCGCTGGATGACCAGGACCGCCGCCTCCGTGGACCGCGAGGCGGCGCATCTGACCGAGCTCGACTCGGCGATCGGGGACGCCGATCACGGCAGCAATCTGCAGCGCGGATTCACCGCGGTGTCCGCCGCCCTGGACAAGGAGCCGCCGCAGACGCCGGGAGCCGTACTGATGCTGGCCGGGAGGCAGTTGATCTCGACCGTCGGCGGTGCGTCCGGTCCGCTGTACGGGACGCTGCTGCGGCGTACGGGCAAGGAGCTGGGTGATGCCCCCACCGTGACCGTCGAGGAGCTGGCGCGGGCGCTCGGGGCGGGCGTGGCGGCGGTGGCTCAGCTGGGCGGGGCTCAGGCCGGGGACAAGACGATGCTCGATGCCCTGTTGCCGGCGGCCGAGGCGCTCGGGACGTCGTTCGAGGCGGCCCGGGACGCGGCGCGGGCGGGCGCGCTGGCGACCGTGCCCATGCAGGCGCGCAAGGGCCGGGCCAGCTATCTGGGCGAGCGGAGCATCGGCCATCAGGATCCGGGGGCCACGTCCGCCGCGTTGCTGATCGCCGCGCTCGCCGCGACCGACGGTGCGACCGGGGGTGACGCATGA
- the dhaK gene encoding dihydroxyacetone kinase subunit DhaK, whose protein sequence is MLINVPETVVADALRGMAAAHPELTVDVENRVVVRRDAPVAGKTALVSGGGSGHEPLHAGFVGPGMLSAACAGEVFTSPVPDQMVRAAVAVDSGAGVLFVVKNYTGDVLNFEMAAELADEEGVRVAQVLVNDDVAVTDSLFTAGRRGTGATLFVEKIAGAAAEEGAPLDRVTEVARQVNESSRSFGVALSSVTTPAKGSPTFDLPAGELELGVGIHGEPGRERRPMMTSREIADFTVDAVLEDLRPRGPVIALVNGMGATPLLELYGFNAEVQRVLSERGVVVARTLVGNYVTSLDMAGCSVTLCQVDEELVRLWDAPVETPALRWGR, encoded by the coding sequence ATGCTGATCAACGTCCCCGAAACCGTGGTCGCGGATGCGCTGCGCGGTATGGCCGCCGCCCATCCGGAACTGACCGTGGACGTCGAGAACCGTGTCGTCGTACGGCGTGACGCACCCGTGGCCGGAAAGACCGCCCTGGTGTCCGGCGGCGGGTCCGGGCATGAGCCGTTGCATGCCGGGTTCGTCGGGCCCGGGATGCTGTCGGCCGCGTGCGCCGGAGAGGTGTTCACGTCCCCGGTGCCGGACCAGATGGTGCGGGCCGCCGTCGCCGTCGACAGCGGTGCGGGCGTGCTCTTCGTCGTCAAGAACTACACCGGTGACGTACTCAACTTCGAGATGGCCGCCGAACTCGCCGATGAGGAGGGGGTGCGGGTCGCCCAGGTACTCGTCAACGACGATGTCGCGGTCACCGACAGCCTCTTCACGGCGGGGCGACGGGGCACGGGGGCGACACTGTTCGTCGAGAAGATCGCCGGGGCGGCGGCCGAGGAGGGCGCCCCGCTGGACCGGGTGACGGAGGTCGCGCGGCAGGTGAACGAGTCGTCACGCAGTTTCGGGGTGGCACTGAGCTCCGTGACCACCCCCGCCAAGGGCTCCCCCACCTTCGATCTTCCCGCGGGCGAACTCGAACTCGGGGTGGGGATCCACGGCGAGCCCGGGCGTGAGCGGCGTCCGATGATGACGTCGCGGGAGATCGCCGACTTCACGGTGGACGCCGTGCTGGAGGACCTGCGGCCGCGCGGGCCGGTGATCGCCCTGGTCAACGGGATGGGCGCGACACCGCTGCTGGAACTGTACGGGTTCAATGCCGAGGTACAGCGGGTGCTGTCCGAGCGGGGCGTGGTCGTGGCTCGTACGCTCGTGGGGAACTATGTGACCTCGCTCGACATGGCGGGCTGTTCGGTGACGCTCTGCCAGGTGGACGAGGAGCTGGTGCGGCTCTGGGACGCTCCGGTGGAGACGCCGGCACTGCGCTGGGGCCGTTGA